The following are encoded together in the candidate division KSB1 bacterium genome:
- a CDS encoding asparagine synthase C-terminal domain-containing protein has product MANAKAVGKYFLDQNEIDPRLNVLTANEIAVGLLPVGVQTLDANSSVYEHKPSNSFAVLLGGVFNRAELVVQHLGNDVKAASDAEVAWRTYEKIGVKAFRELNGNFVIAIWDAPKQCFYLVRDHLGIEPVYYCRKDGVLYFSSRLQRLTRVPQVGRQLNFGVLQRYLLFNYNPGYDTLFENIHSLRPGCFIKIENNRFTIEPYWRISFAEPFEKDEATYKQELLELMRDAVRLRLAGGKFRPGAFLSGGMDSSSVVHFMHGLLQAPIATYSFRCFGKTYDESHYARVMSEHYQTRHHEIPFPAEETRLIAKIAQQAQEPFSDIGIEVASFLLGSRVREEADYVLTGDGGDELFGGHPVYLADRAAEMFGKIPGFIRQPLTHALQLLPDTDAKKSLPVKAKRFSYSCKFPASLYSNRWRIYYTPEELQKLCAPDLRQRVNGFDPCRELVEIYQEADGKDHLSITLYGDYYSVVNFYLRRLELIRHFGVEGRMPLLDHRLVEYTARIPSHLKIGKKGETKIILHKIMHGELPDEIVFRKDKLGHSVPMKNWMRESVAVQTLLKEFLSTETVRRRGLFDPAVISRMMNEHQRKSHNHSHRLWALLVFELWCRAHLGN; this is encoded by the coding sequence GTGGCCAACGCCAAAGCCGTGGGAAAATATTTTCTCGATCAAAATGAGATCGACCCACGCTTGAATGTTTTGACCGCGAATGAAATCGCCGTCGGACTGCTTCCAGTCGGGGTGCAGACGCTTGATGCAAATTCGAGCGTCTACGAACATAAACCCAGCAACAGCTTTGCCGTTTTGCTGGGCGGCGTTTTTAATCGCGCTGAGCTGGTAGTGCAACATCTTGGAAATGACGTCAAAGCCGCCAGCGACGCCGAAGTTGCATGGCGCACTTATGAAAAGATCGGTGTAAAAGCCTTTCGCGAGCTGAACGGCAATTTTGTTATCGCGATTTGGGACGCGCCCAAACAATGTTTCTATCTCGTGCGCGATCATCTCGGCATCGAACCAGTTTATTATTGTCGCAAAGACGGCGTGCTGTATTTTTCCAGCCGCTTGCAGCGCTTGACGCGCGTGCCGCAAGTCGGCCGCCAGCTCAACTTCGGCGTGCTTCAGCGTTATTTGTTGTTCAATTACAATCCCGGTTACGACACGCTCTTTGAAAACATTCACAGCTTGCGCCCCGGTTGTTTTATTAAAATTGAAAACAACCGCTTCACCATTGAGCCGTACTGGCGCATTTCTTTTGCCGAACCTTTTGAAAAAGACGAAGCAACATATAAACAGGAATTGCTCGAGCTGATGCGCGACGCTGTGCGGCTGCGTTTGGCCGGCGGCAAATTCCGCCCCGGCGCTTTTCTCAGCGGCGGCATGGACTCCAGCTCCGTGGTTCATTTCATGCACGGTCTTTTGCAGGCACCCATCGCAACGTACTCGTTTCGCTGTTTCGGCAAAACCTACGACGAATCGCATTACGCCCGCGTCATGTCCGAGCACTATCAAACCCGCCATCATGAAATTCCGTTTCCGGCGGAAGAAACCAGGCTGATTGCGAAAATCGCGCAGCAGGCGCAGGAACCGTTTTCCGACATCGGCATCGAAGTCGCCTCGTTTCTGCTCGGCTCGCGCGTGCGCGAAGAAGCGGATTACGTGTTGACCGGCGATGGCGGCGACGAGTTGTTCGGCGGCCATCCGGTTTATCTCGCCGACCGCGCCGCGGAAATGTTTGGCAAAATCCCCGGCTTCATCCGGCAGCCGCTCACTCATGCCTTGCAATTGTTGCCGGATACGGATGCAAAAAAAAGCTTGCCGGTCAAGGCCAAGCGCTTTTCATATAGCTGCAAATTTCCCGCGTCGCTTTACAGCAATCGCTGGCGCATTTACTACACGCCGGAAGAGCTGCAGAAATTGTGTGCGCCGGATTTGCGGCAGCGGGTCAATGGTTTTGATCCCTGTCGCGAATTGGTGGAGATTTATCAGGAAGCCGACGGCAAGGATCATCTCAGCATCACGCTGTACGGCGATTATTATTCCGTCGTCAATTTTTACCTGCGCCGCCTGGAGCTGATCCGCCACTTCGGCGTCGAAGGCCGCATGCCGCTGCTCGACCATCGTCTCGTCGAATACACCGCGCGCATTCCGAGCCATTTGAAGATCGGCAAAAAAGGCGAGACCAAAATCATCCTGCACAAAATCATGCACGGCGAGCTGCCGGATGAAATCGTCTTCCGCAAAGACAAGCTCGGCCACAGCGTGCCGATGAAAAACTGGATGCGCGAATCCGTCGCCGTCCAAACCTTGCTCAAAGAATTTTTGTCAACCGAAACCGTGCGCCGCCGCGGCCTGTTCGACCCCGCGGTTATTTCGCGCATGATGAACGAGCATCAGCGCAAATCACACAACCACTCGCATCGCCTGTGGGCGCTGCTGGTTTTTGAATTGTGGTGCCGGGCGCATCTCGGAAATTGA
- a CDS encoding polysaccharide deacetylase family protein yields MLSTLLNKLRWSCRKNVPDLLALLRRHYPDFIFNRNPKPLHNEIPVFTFHSVEPVSFEAKLQFLARNGYRTLNSDEFRAAIAGARDIPEKSVVLTFDDGTATLWTVAYPLLRKYGFRGVSFIIPGCIPENAPETPRYEDYVEGRATAESLVARERNGFPLCSWQEITEMHQSGVIDFQSHTMHHHQVCVSPQLVDFIHPRYDFYFFANINVPVYRENGTLNYRRQMPWGTPVYRAEPRMAGRPQYFDDEAARQACVEHVAQHGGEKFFAHTDWRKALTAVYREALSNRRQDEFESRDTQAQMIWQDLHLARQMIETRLPGKKVDQLCYPWFMGSDIAVEQSRRAGYRVNYWGLVPQYKTNQAGQDLFYVPRIEDHYIYRLPGEGRKPLREILQTKVQLNLPRFMRRLT; encoded by the coding sequence ATGCTTTCAACTTTACTCAACAAGCTCCGCTGGAGTTGTCGAAAAAATGTCCCGGACCTTTTGGCGTTGCTGCGCCGCCATTATCCGGATTTTATATTCAACCGCAATCCGAAACCGCTGCACAATGAAATTCCCGTTTTTACTTTTCATTCCGTTGAGCCGGTTTCGTTTGAGGCCAAGCTGCAATTTCTGGCGCGGAATGGTTATCGCACGTTAAACAGCGACGAGTTTCGCGCCGCCATCGCCGGCGCGCGCGATATTCCCGAAAAAAGTGTTGTGCTCACCTTTGACGATGGCACCGCAACGTTGTGGACGGTGGCTTATCCGCTGTTGCGGAAATACGGCTTTCGCGGCGTGAGTTTTATCATTCCCGGCTGCATTCCGGAAAATGCGCCGGAAACGCCGAGATATGAAGATTATGTCGAAGGGCGCGCCACTGCCGAGTCGCTCGTCGCCCGCGAGCGCAACGGGTTTCCTTTGTGCTCGTGGCAGGAAATTACTGAAATGCACCAAAGCGGCGTGATTGATTTTCAGTCGCACACCATGCATCATCATCAGGTTTGCGTGTCGCCGCAACTGGTCGATTTCATTCATCCGCGCTATGATTTTTATTTTTTTGCCAACATCAACGTGCCGGTTTATCGCGAAAACGGCACATTGAATTACCGCCGGCAAATGCCATGGGGCACACCGGTTTACCGCGCCGAGCCGCGCATGGCCGGCCGCCCGCAATATTTTGATGACGAAGCCGCGCGGCAGGCTTGTGTCGAGCATGTCGCTCAACATGGCGGAGAAAAGTTTTTTGCTCACACTGATTGGCGGAAAGCATTGACGGCGGTTTATCGTGAAGCCTTGTCAAATCGCCGGCAAGATGAATTTGAAAGTCGCGACACCCAGGCGCAAATGATCTGGCAGGATTTGCATCTTGCCAGGCAAATGATCGAAACGCGCCTGCCCGGAAAAAAGGTCGATCAGCTTTGTTATCCGTGGTTCATGGGCAGCGACATCGCCGTCGAACAATCGCGCCGCGCCGGTTATCGCGTCAATTATTGGGGCCTCGTGCCGCAATATAAAACGAATCAAGCCGGACAGGATTTGTTTTACGTGCCGCGCATTGAGGATCATTACATCTATCGTCTGCCCGGCGAAGGCCGTAAACCGCTGCGGGAAATTTTGCAAACAAAAGTGCAGTTGAATCTCCCACGATTCATGCGCCGGTTAACATAG
- a CDS encoding metal-dependent hydrolase → MPLPVAHSLAGYAIAGATDIRLANKTWLNVAIFAALANLPDIDYLPGFLLGQPNRFHHLMTHSLGFALLAGLLGGFVCWRLRRNSIQAAKHAQQFGLYFLMISAAVFSHCVLDLFTEDTSPPHGMLLLWPFDRGFYDITWNLFPSTHKSNESATFFTSLLNWYNAKIAIREFIIMASIAGLVKLIRRLPVLFHRQRPVDIKNTQVARLGLLEVSPLPSELANRRSLISLAEVAEQDEHEQQ, encoded by the coding sequence ATGCCGCTTCCAGTTGCTCATTCATTGGCAGGTTACGCAATAGCCGGGGCGACCGATATTCGGTTGGCAAACAAAACATGGCTCAATGTGGCGATTTTCGCGGCGCTGGCGAATTTGCCGGACATCGATTATCTGCCAGGATTTTTGCTCGGCCAGCCTAATCGCTTTCATCATCTGATGACGCATAGCCTGGGTTTCGCGTTGCTGGCCGGACTTCTCGGTGGCTTTGTTTGCTGGCGGCTTCGCCGCAACTCGATTCAAGCGGCAAAGCACGCGCAGCAATTTGGCCTTTATTTTTTGATGATCAGCGCCGCCGTTTTTTCGCATTGCGTTCTCGATTTGTTCACGGAAGACACCTCGCCGCCGCATGGCATGTTGCTGCTGTGGCCGTTCGACCGAGGGTTTTATGACATCACGTGGAATCTGTTTCCGTCGACGCACAAATCCAATGAGTCGGCGACATTTTTTACGTCGTTATTGAATTGGTATAATGCTAAAATTGCAATACGAGAATTTATTATTATGGCGTCGATCGCCGGTTTGGTCAAGCTCATTCGCCGGTTGCCGGTTTTGTTTCATCGGCAGCGTCCGGTCGATATTAAAAACACACAGGTTGCCAGGCTCGGGCTGTTGGAAGTTTCGCCACTGCCGTCCGAGCTGGCGAATCGACGTTCGCTGATTTCATTGGCCGAAGTCGCAGAGCAGGATGAGCACGAGCAACAATAA
- a CDS encoding glycosyltransferase family 4 protein codes for MHRILHVIDKLSMDGVNPSSVALCFIEWIKHRDARRYDVMVASLRSRDAASQHLEASGVKMFYIDRGKYSFANVSALTEIIRQEKIDLLHLHGYSAANFGRLASQKTGIPNVMHEWAVLKTLPHQFVMDRWLRGKTDVAVGVSESVKEFLARGRCVPLDKIRVVWNGVNLNNFKTAEPEKIRAFREKFGITPDQKIIGTLTRLREEKGNRYFIEAAPLVLRKFPEARFIIAGDGPRREELETLAKKLDLDGKLHFAGFVSEVAVALAAMDIYVMASLMEGFPFALAEAMAAGKTVAVSAVGGMKEMVQHDENGLLVPPANGAALAEALLRLLQNPTLCQRLGEAARQRSQVFSVERNVQALESIYAELLSRKNGHG; via the coding sequence ATGCACAGGATTCTTCACGTTATTGACAAGCTCAGCATGGACGGGGTGAACCCCAGCAGCGTCGCGCTGTGTTTTATCGAATGGATCAAACACCGCGACGCGCGGCGATACGACGTCATGGTGGCGTCGTTGCGCTCGCGTGACGCCGCCTCACAGCATCTCGAAGCGAGCGGCGTGAAAATGTTTTACATCGACAGAGGCAAATACTCCTTTGCCAACGTCAGCGCGTTGACGGAGATTATCCGGCAGGAAAAAATCGATCTGCTGCATTTGCACGGCTACAGCGCCGCGAATTTTGGCCGCTTGGCTTCGCAAAAAACTGGCATTCCGAATGTCATGCACGAATGGGCTGTGCTCAAAACGTTGCCGCATCAATTCGTCATGGATCGCTGGCTGCGCGGCAAAACCGATGTTGCTGTCGGCGTGAGCGAGAGTGTAAAAGAATTTTTGGCTCGAGGCCGCTGCGTGCCGCTTGATAAAATTCGCGTCGTCTGGAACGGCGTCAATCTCAACAATTTTAAAACCGCCGAGCCGGAGAAGATTCGAGCCTTTCGCGAGAAATTCGGCATCACGCCGGATCAGAAAATCATCGGCACGCTCACGCGATTGCGCGAGGAAAAAGGCAATCGTTATTTCATCGAAGCCGCGCCGCTGGTGTTGCGGAAATTCCCGGAGGCGCGCTTCATCATCGCCGGCGACGGCCCGCGGCGCGAAGAGCTTGAAACGCTTGCTAAAAAACTCGATCTCGACGGCAAATTGCATTTCGCCGGTTTCGTCTCCGAAGTCGCCGTGGCGCTGGCGGCGATGGATATTTATGTCATGGCCTCGCTCATGGAAGGTTTTCCCTTCGCGCTTGCCGAAGCCATGGCCGCCGGCAAAACCGTCGCGGTGAGCGCTGTTGGCGGCATGAAAGAAATGGTGCAGCACGACGAGAATGGCTTGCTCGTGCCGCCCGCCAACGGCGCCGCTCTGGCTGAGGCGCTGCTGCGTTTGCTCCAAAATCCAACACTCTGCCAGCGCCTGGGCGAGGCCGCGCGCCAACGCAGCCAGGTCTTCAGCGTTGAGCGCAATGTTCAGGCGTTGGAATCTATTTACGCGGAATTGCTGTCGAGAAAAAATGGCCATGGTTGA
- a CDS encoding flippase-like domain-containing protein: protein MKFWLKAIISVALLALLIWKSNIGDILNVMAGADLRLYVAAFALFLFQQVVVTYCWQLLLVAQKNSVPFWQTLKVHFIGSFFGTFLPSSISMDVVRAYHLSRHLRRRGVDAASSMFVTRVAGFGINFLLALIVAIPVSRANHDFQILWAVAISTFAFFTAIWVTLHRRSLQLLKGLLRRFKLARIADKLAHLRESILEVVVAKRAMLKMLALSVFFQILGVVIIYVVGRSVGIELDFWHYCIYVPLITAIAVLPISVLGIGIREGAFVFFFTQAGVPKAAALSLSLLLFSQSLLMAAMGGIWYLVDKTKLQLDTTIKREALSITD from the coding sequence ATGAAGTTCTGGCTCAAAGCCATTATCAGCGTCGCCCTCCTCGCGTTGCTGATTTGGAAATCCAACATCGGCGACATCCTCAATGTGATGGCCGGCGCTGATCTGCGCTTGTACGTTGCGGCTTTTGCGCTCTTTCTCTTTCAGCAAGTCGTCGTCACCTACTGCTGGCAACTGTTGCTCGTCGCGCAGAAAAACTCCGTGCCCTTTTGGCAAACACTCAAAGTGCATTTCATCGGCAGCTTTTTCGGCACGTTTCTGCCATCGAGCATCAGCATGGACGTTGTCCGCGCCTATCATCTCTCGCGCCACCTTCGGCGTCGCGGCGTCGATGCCGCCAGCTCGATGTTCGTCACGCGCGTCGCCGGCTTCGGCATCAACTTTTTATTGGCGCTGATCGTTGCGATTCCCGTGAGCCGCGCCAATCATGATTTTCAAATTTTGTGGGCCGTTGCGATTTCGACCTTTGCTTTTTTTACCGCAATCTGGGTGACGTTGCATCGCCGTTCGTTGCAGTTGCTCAAAGGCTTGTTGCGCCGCTTCAAGCTCGCCAGGATTGCCGATAAACTGGCGCATCTCCGCGAATCAATTTTGGAAGTCGTCGTCGCCAAAAGGGCCATGCTCAAAATGCTGGCGCTTTCGGTGTTCTTTCAAATTCTCGGCGTCGTGATCATCTACGTCGTTGGCCGCAGCGTTGGCATCGAGCTTGATTTCTGGCATTATTGCATCTACGTGCCGCTGATCACTGCCATTGCCGTGCTGCCGATCTCCGTGCTCGGCATCGGCATCCGCGAAGGCGCGTTCGTGTTCTTTTTCACGCAAGCCGGCGTGCCGAAAGCCGCGGCGCTGTCGTTGTCATTATTGCTCTTCTCGCAGTCTTTGCTCATGGCGGCGATGGGTGGGATTTGGTATTTGGTGGATAAGACGAAATTACAGCTTGATACAACAATCAAGCGTGAAGCTTTGTCAATTACTGATTAA
- a CDS encoding acyltransferase, whose product MTDSGNSKTSRDSVEIQKELFDARKSKLAKYKELILGEAGLGFLIKYELITLLVSWLPGALGLLLRSKLYPLLVGKSGRNVTFGANVVLRHPRKIRLGDNVVIDDNVVLDAKGENNSGITIGSGVFVGRNTILSCKNGDIIIDDNANIGFNCEAFSASRVRIGKNVLLAAYVYLVGGTHHFDRTDVPILFQERSSRGIEVDDNAWLGAHAVVFDGVKIGKECIIGAGAIVNKDVPDWKIAAGVPAKIVQDRREEKETKVVNF is encoded by the coding sequence GTGACTGATTCCGGAAATTCAAAAACTTCTCGCGACAGCGTCGAAATCCAAAAAGAGCTTTTCGATGCGAGGAAATCAAAATTAGCGAAATATAAAGAGCTTATTCTCGGCGAAGCCGGCCTCGGCTTTCTCATTAAATATGAATTGATCACCTTGCTCGTGAGCTGGCTGCCCGGCGCGCTCGGGCTGTTGTTGCGCAGCAAGCTCTATCCACTGCTTGTCGGCAAAAGCGGACGCAACGTCACCTTCGGCGCCAACGTTGTGCTGCGCCACCCGCGCAAAATCCGCCTCGGCGACAATGTCGTGATTGACGACAACGTCGTGCTCGACGCCAAAGGTGAAAACAACAGCGGCATCACGATTGGCAGCGGCGTCTTCGTTGGCCGCAACACGATTTTGAGCTGCAAAAATGGCGACATCATCATCGACGACAACGCCAACATTGGTTTTAATTGCGAGGCGTTTTCCGCCAGCCGCGTGCGCATCGGCAAAAATGTTTTGCTGGCCGCCTACGTTTATCTCGTCGGCGGCACGCATCATTTCGACCGCACCGACGTTCCCATTCTCTTTCAAGAACGCTCGAGTCGGGGCATCGAAGTGGACGACAATGCCTGGCTTGGCGCACACGCCGTGGTTTTTGACGGCGTGAAAATCGGCAAAGAGTGCATCATCGGCGCCGGCGCCATCGTCAACAAAGACGTTCCGGATTGGAAAATCGCCGCCGGCGTGCCCGCGAAAATCGTGCAAGATCGCCGTGAAGAAAAAGAAACGAAAGTGGTGAATTTCTGA
- a CDS encoding class I SAM-dependent methyltransferase: MSEVATAEELKQKRNGARTTPPLIAGDSLLDAIRAYWNAHIHDLAIAKHPVGTKGFFDDLDEYRFDKLRYLPEVVDFNGYRGKKILEIGCGVGIDLIRFARGGARVTGVDLSPHSIQLAEKNFELRGLEADLRVMNGEALEFAGNSFDLVYAHGVLQYTADAAKMVKEMHRVLKPGGEAIAMVYNRISWLNALSLVMKVELEHEDAPVLKKYSLGEFKKMLSSFSSIRLVPERFPVASRLQQGWKAAAYNRIFVPAFNLIPRFLVRPLGWHIMAFCRK; encoded by the coding sequence ATGTCCGAAGTTGCCACCGCCGAAGAATTAAAGCAAAAACGCAATGGCGCTCGCACGACACCGCCTTTGATTGCCGGTGATTCTTTGCTCGACGCCATTCGTGCGTATTGGAACGCGCATATTCACGATCTCGCCATCGCCAAACACCCGGTCGGCACGAAGGGCTTTTTCGATGATTTGGATGAATATCGTTTTGATAAATTACGTTATCTGCCCGAAGTCGTCGACTTCAACGGCTATCGCGGCAAAAAAATTCTCGAAATCGGCTGCGGGGTTGGCATCGACCTGATTCGCTTTGCCCGCGGCGGCGCGCGCGTAACCGGCGTGGATTTGTCGCCGCATTCCATCCAGCTCGCTGAAAAAAATTTTGAGCTGCGCGGCCTGGAGGCTGATTTGCGCGTGATGAACGGCGAGGCGCTGGAGTTTGCCGGCAACAGTTTTGACCTGGTTTACGCCCACGGCGTTTTGCAGTACACCGCCGACGCCGCCAAGATGGTGAAAGAGATGCATCGCGTGCTCAAGCCCGGCGGCGAAGCGATTGCCATGGTCTACAACCGGATTTCCTGGCTCAATGCGCTCTCGTTGGTGATGAAAGTCGAGTTGGAGCACGAAGACGCGCCGGTCCTCAAAAAATATTCGCTGGGCGAATTTAAAAAAATGCTCTCATCCTTTTCCTCCATACGTCTCGTTCCGGAGCGATTTCCGGTCGCCAGCCGATTGCAGCAGGGATGGAAAGCTGCGGCTTACAATCGGATTTTTGTGCCGGCCTTCAATCTTATCCCGCGTTTTTTAGTCCGCCCTCTGGGTTGGCATATCATGGCGTTTTGTCGGAAATAA
- the proC gene encoding pyrroline-5-carboxylate reductase, which yields MEEVKKLAVIGAGKMGETLIKALLDAKMLAADQIVATAKHASRVEDIAKRLGVPTTLDNRAAIHAADVILLCVKPQVLRDVLAEIKPVIGNDQLVISIAASATTSFIERHLEKAVPVVRTMPNTPTLVSAGMTALCRGTHASEEHLNRARQIFDAVGRTAIIDEKYMDAVTALSASGPAYIYIILESLAEGGVKVGLPRHVATELAAQMCFGAAKMVLETGAHPALLKDAVTTPAGCTIDGILQLEEGGLRVTLIKAVVEATRRAAQLIES from the coding sequence ATGGAAGAAGTTAAAAAATTAGCCGTCATCGGCGCGGGCAAGATGGGCGAGACGCTCATCAAAGCCCTGCTCGATGCCAAAATGCTGGCCGCGGATCAAATCGTCGCCACGGCCAAACATGCGTCGCGCGTTGAAGACATTGCCAAACGGCTCGGCGTGCCAACGACGTTGGACAATCGCGCCGCCATTCACGCCGCCGATGTGATTCTGCTCTGTGTCAAACCGCAAGTCCTGCGCGACGTGCTTGCGGAAATCAAACCGGTGATCGGCAATGATCAATTGGTGATTTCGATTGCTGCTTCGGCAACAACGTCGTTCATCGAGCGGCATTTGGAGAAAGCTGTGCCTGTTGTGCGCACGATGCCGAATACGCCAACGCTGGTGAGCGCCGGCATGACCGCGCTGTGCCGCGGCACACATGCGAGCGAAGAGCATCTCAATCGCGCGCGCCAGATTTTTGACGCCGTCGGCCGCACCGCGATCATCGACGAGAAATACATGGACGCCGTCACCGCGCTCAGCGCCAGCGGCCCGGCCTACATTTATATCATTCTCGAATCGCTCGCCGAAGGCGGCGTCAAAGTCGGCCTGCCGCGCCACGTTGCCACTGAGCTGGCCGCGCAAATGTGTTTCGGCGCCGCGAAAATGGTTCTGGAAACCGGCGCGCATCCGGCGCTCTTGAAAGACGCGGTCACGACACCGGCGGGCTGCACGATTGACGGTATTTTACAATTGGAAGAAGGCGGTTTGCGCGTGACGCTGATCAAAGCCGTCGTCGAAGCGACCCGTCGCGCCGCGCAGTTGATTGAAAGCTGA
- a CDS encoding NAD-dependent epimerase/dehydratase family protein, translating to MPRTVLVTGANGFTGSYVCKHLIQRGDRVRALVRKTGNLDLLKGVDVEYVYGDLANDSLNETLASALKGVEVIYHLAAVYRTEGVPKKYFWEVHVDGTRRLLEAARRSNVSRFVHCSTVGVQGEIKNPPATEEAPYAPGDLYQESKVDGEKLARQFFQEHDFPGVVVRPVGIYGPGDMRFLKLFKFIYNGKFRMLGSGKVLYHMTYVDDLARGILLAGEKKEALGQVFTIGGNGYLTLAELVERVAAALNVPVPRKSFPVWPVWFAGLLCEIACRPFGLEPPLYRRRVEFFIKDRAFDISKAKRLLGYQPQVDLDTGLRLTAEWYRAQNLL from the coding sequence ATGCCTCGAACCGTTTTAGTTACCGGGGCCAACGGCTTCACTGGTAGCTATGTTTGTAAACACCTCATCCAACGCGGTGATCGCGTGCGCGCGCTGGTGCGCAAAACCGGCAATCTCGATTTGCTCAAAGGCGTCGATGTTGAATACGTTTACGGCGATTTGGCCAATGATTCCCTCAATGAAACATTGGCATCGGCGTTAAAAGGCGTCGAAGTGATTTACCACCTCGCCGCGGTTTATCGCACCGAAGGGGTGCCGAAAAAATATTTTTGGGAGGTTCACGTCGACGGTACGCGACGCCTGCTGGAAGCGGCGCGGCGCTCGAATGTTTCCCGATTCGTGCATTGCAGCACCGTCGGCGTGCAAGGCGAAATCAAAAATCCGCCGGCCACCGAGGAAGCGCCGTATGCGCCGGGCGATCTTTATCAGGAAAGCAAAGTTGACGGCGAAAAACTGGCACGGCAATTTTTTCAAGAACACGATTTCCCCGGCGTCGTCGTGCGTCCGGTCGGCATCTACGGCCCCGGCGACATGCGTTTTCTCAAGCTGTTCAAGTTCATTTACAACGGCAAATTCCGCATGTTGGGCAGCGGCAAAGTGCTTTATCACATGACCTACGTCGATGATCTGGCGCGCGGCATTCTTTTAGCCGGTGAAAAAAAAGAAGCGTTGGGGCAAGTCTTCACGATTGGCGGCAACGGCTATCTCACGCTGGCGGAATTGGTCGAACGCGTCGCAGCCGCCTTGAACGTTCCCGTCCCCCGCAAAAGCTTTCCGGTGTGGCCGGTCTGGTTTGCCGGCCTTCTTTGTGAAATCGCCTGCCGTCCATTTGGCCTCGAGCCGCCGCTTTATCGCCGGCGCGTCGAATTTTTTATTAAAGACCGCGCCTTCGATATTTCGAAGGCAAAACGATTGCTGGGCTATCAACCTCAAGTTGATCTCGATACTGGCTTGCGCTTGACGGCGGAATGGTATCGCGCGCAAAATTTATTGTAG
- a CDS encoding GNAT family N-acetyltransferase: MAIRAIKSEQEFAELKPAWEDIFQSNPNHTPYQSWEWNFTWWKYFGAPERLRLLVAEEDGRLIGIAPFFLRKKFYGWPLRHLGFIGQKRTDYLDFVVRAGAEASFFQQLCKYLLENKSEWLFIELKDVPDTSANLPFFFREVAKVFPVLAWEAQRVCVTVPLAENWEGFLNTLGKRTRKDVGYDRRFFEKNFRTDFKIFTNSSAVFEGLKDLITVYRSRWQEEKGATRFEEDAVAKFEREICDQFSHAGWYRLYLLYANQEPVAGLSGYVRNNKYYADAYAHSPAYHKYSVGNVLLGMAIEDCIKNQWTELDLTRGDEPYKFRWNGQTKRNYHLKIFQSRAGMALASLAEGMYEKAAASKTLNKLLAQYRKLRFGK, from the coding sequence ATGGCCATTCGTGCTATAAAATCCGAGCAGGAATTTGCCGAGCTAAAACCGGCTTGGGAAGATATCTTTCAATCGAATCCCAATCACACGCCGTATCAATCGTGGGAGTGGAATTTCACCTGGTGGAAATACTTCGGCGCGCCGGAGCGGTTGCGGTTGTTGGTTGCCGAGGAAGATGGCAGGCTCATCGGCATCGCGCCGTTCTTTTTGCGAAAAAAATTTTACGGATGGCCATTGCGGCATCTGGGCTTCATCGGCCAAAAGCGCACGGATTATCTCGATTTCGTCGTGCGCGCCGGCGCCGAAGCTAGCTTTTTTCAACAGCTCTGCAAATACCTGCTGGAAAATAAAAGCGAGTGGCTCTTCATCGAATTGAAAGATGTTCCGGACACCTCGGCGAATTTGCCGTTCTTCTTTCGGGAAGTTGCAAAAGTTTTTCCGGTACTCGCCTGGGAAGCCCAGCGGGTGTGCGTGACGGTGCCGCTTGCCGAAAATTGGGAAGGTTTTCTCAACACCCTCGGCAAACGCACGCGCAAAGATGTCGGCTACGACCGGCGGTTTTTTGAAAAAAATTTCAGGACGGATTTTAAAATTTTCACTAATTCGTCTGCGGTTTTCGAGGGTTTGAAAGATTTGATCACAGTTTATCGCAGTCGCTGGCAGGAAGAAAAAGGCGCGACGCGTTTTGAAGAAGATGCCGTCGCCAAATTTGAGCGGGAGATTTGCGATCAGTTTTCACACGCCGGCTGGTATCGCCTCTATTTGCTGTATGCGAATCAAGAGCCGGTTGCGGGATTGTCGGGCTACGTGCGCAACAACAAGTATTATGCTGATGCTTACGCGCATTCGCCGGCGTATCACAAATACAGCGTTGGCAACGTGCTGCTCGGCATGGCCATCGAAGATTGCATTAAAAATCAATGGACGGAATTGGATTTGACCCGCGGCGATGAGCCGTACAAATTCCGCTGGAACGGCCAGACCAAGCGGAATTATCATCTCAAGATTTTTCAAAGCCGCGCCGGCATGGCGCTGGCGTCGTTGGCGGAGGGTATGTATGAGAAGGCCGCTGCGAGTAAGACGTTGAATAAACTATTGGCGCAGTATCGTAAATTGCGATTTGGAAAATAA